A genomic stretch from Hymenobacter psoromatis includes:
- a CDS encoding peptidase S9, translated as MNYPSLPLLSPVACLVGAALLLTVATAARAQVGPGTQWTKDGYGYYQVRQDEIVRLDARKAGPPVVLLNKEQLTPAGATAPLTVRRFSLSDDGKQVLLNTNTRKVWRYDTRGDYWVYNLTTRQLAQLGHGRPESSLMFAKFAPDGRKVAYVSEHNLYVENLADHAITQLTQDGTDRLINGTFDWVYEEELDCRDGFRWSPDGQRLAYWQLDATKTRNYLMLNTTAQLYPYTVAVEYPVVGEDPSRCRVGVVPVAGGPTRWMDIPGDAVQHYLPRMEWADNGELILQQLNRRQNESNIIVANAATGAARPIFSETDKAWIDAKDGAVGWNWVDKGKSFVWSSEKDGWRHLYAIDRAGHERLLTPGSYDVISVENIDEAGGKIYFMASPTNATQTYLYQVPLKGGKATRVTPANEAGTNSYDISPNGKIALHTYSSAASYPATDVVSLPAHQRLSSGEAPAPARAMKLPKTEFFQVKTADGVTLDGWMVKPTNFDPSKKYPIVFYVYGEPASQTVVDRFGTGANRLYQGNMADDGYIYASLDNRGAPAPRGREFRKAIYHNIGSLNIRDQALGAKEVLKNSFVDTSRVAVWGWSGGGSSTLNLLFQYPQIYKTGISIAAVDNQLNYDNIYQERYMGLLPEDRRFFVDNSPLAHAKDLRGNLLLIHGTGDDNVHYNNAEQMINELVKDGKTFQMMSYPNRTHSISEGEGTSRHLSATYTKFLKENCPPGGR; from the coding sequence CCGCGCGGGCACAGGTGGGCCCCGGCACCCAATGGACCAAAGATGGCTACGGCTACTACCAGGTGCGGCAAGACGAAATCGTGCGGCTCGACGCCCGCAAAGCCGGCCCGCCGGTTGTCCTGCTCAACAAGGAGCAGCTGACGCCCGCCGGAGCCACCGCGCCGCTGACCGTGCGGCGCTTTTCGCTCTCCGATGATGGTAAGCAGGTGCTGCTCAACACCAATACCCGCAAGGTGTGGCGCTACGACACCCGCGGCGACTACTGGGTTTATAATCTGACTACCAGGCAGCTAGCCCAGCTGGGCCACGGCCGGCCCGAGTCGTCGCTGATGTTTGCCAAGTTCGCGCCCGATGGCCGCAAGGTAGCCTACGTGAGCGAGCACAACCTGTACGTGGAAAACCTGGCCGACCACGCCATTACCCAGCTCACCCAGGACGGCACCGACCGGCTTATCAACGGCACGTTTGATTGGGTGTACGAGGAGGAGCTGGATTGCCGCGACGGCTTCCGGTGGAGCCCCGACGGGCAACGCCTCGCCTACTGGCAGCTCGACGCTACTAAGACGCGCAACTACCTGATGCTGAACACCACTGCCCAGCTCTACCCCTACACCGTGGCCGTGGAGTACCCGGTGGTGGGCGAAGACCCCAGCCGCTGCCGCGTGGGCGTGGTGCCGGTGGCCGGCGGCCCTACCAGGTGGATGGACATCCCCGGCGACGCCGTGCAGCACTACCTGCCCCGCATGGAGTGGGCCGACAACGGCGAGCTGATACTCCAGCAACTCAACCGCCGCCAGAATGAGAGCAACATCATCGTGGCCAATGCCGCGACCGGCGCGGCCCGGCCCATTTTCAGCGAAACCGACAAGGCCTGGATTGACGCCAAGGACGGGGCCGTGGGCTGGAACTGGGTCGATAAGGGCAAGAGCTTCGTGTGGAGCAGCGAGAAGGACGGCTGGCGCCACCTCTACGCCATCGACCGCGCGGGCCACGAGCGGCTGCTGACGCCCGGCAGCTACGACGTAATCAGTGTGGAGAATATTGACGAGGCCGGGGGCAAAATCTACTTCATGGCCTCGCCCACCAACGCCACTCAAACCTACCTCTACCAGGTGCCGCTGAAGGGCGGCAAAGCCACCCGCGTGACGCCCGCCAACGAAGCCGGCACCAACAGCTACGACATTTCGCCCAACGGCAAAATTGCGCTCCACACCTACTCCAGCGCCGCCAGCTATCCGGCGACCGACGTGGTGAGCCTACCCGCCCACCAGCGCCTGAGCAGCGGCGAAGCCCCCGCGCCGGCCCGCGCCATGAAGCTGCCCAAAACCGAGTTTTTCCAGGTGAAAACGGCCGATGGCGTGACCCTCGACGGCTGGATGGTGAAGCCCACCAACTTCGACCCCAGCAAGAAATACCCCATCGTATTTTACGTGTATGGCGAACCGGCCAGCCAAACGGTGGTGGACCGCTTCGGCACGGGCGCTAACCGCCTCTACCAGGGCAACATGGCCGACGATGGCTACATCTATGCCTCGCTCGACAACCGGGGCGCGCCCGCCCCGCGCGGCCGCGAGTTCCGCAAGGCCATCTACCACAATATCGGTTCGCTCAACATCCGTGACCAGGCGCTGGGCGCGAAGGAAGTGCTCAAAAACAGCTTCGTCGATACCAGCCGCGTGGCGGTGTGGGGCTGGAGCGGCGGCGGCTCCAGCACGCTCAACCTGTTATTCCAGTACCCGCAGATTTACAAGACGGGCATCTCCATCGCGGCCGTGGATAATCAGCTTAATTACGACAACATTTACCAGGAGCGCTACATGGGCCTGCTGCCCGAGGACCGGCGTTTTTTCGTGGATAACTCGCCGCTGGCCCACGCCAAAGACCTACGCGGCAACCTGCTGCTCATCCACGGCACCGGCGACGATAACGTGCACTACAACAACGCCGAGCAAATGATAAACGAGTTGGTGAAGGACGGCAAAACCTTCCAAATGATGTCATACCCCAACCGCACCCACAGCATCTCGGAGGGCGAGGGCACCAGCCGCCACCTCAGCGCCACTTATACCAAATTTCTCAAGGAAAACTGCCCGCCCGGCGGCCGCTAA
- a CDS encoding DNA ligase (NAD(+)) LigA: MNPQARIQALAQRLHHLNQQYYQHDISEVSDQEFDQLLTELNQLEQAHPDLAQPNSPTQRVGGTVTKQFAQATHRYPMLSLGNTYSEDDLREFDERVQKGLEGAPYSYVCEQKFDGVAMSLAYEGGNLHQGVTRGDGTRGDVVTANVRTIRTLPLHLAGNFPAEAEVRGEVFMPNQVFNDLNQEREQNGEALLANPRNAASGALKLQDSSQVAARRLRFYAYSVLTPGRHFASHSESLEAATAWGLPVSPTWRRCANLQEVLDYIHEWEQKRFTLPVNTDGIVIKVDNLRQQDQLGLTAKSPRWAIAYKYPTAAARTRLREIIYNVGRTGAVTPVALLDPVALAGTVVKRATLHNANQIAALDLRLGDLVFVEKGGEIIPKITGVDLSARPIHAVPIEYPLACPACGTILERPEDEVHFRCPNERGCPPQLKARLEHFVSRKALNIDGLGAETVGRLFDSALIQTPADIYDLVMRKGELIRVERLGEKSIDNMLAGIEQSKQVPFSRVLFGLGIRYVGETVAQKLADYYRNIDTLMDAAKAGAISTVPEVGGVIAVAAMHWFEQPYNLEQIERLRASGVQLAASGEPPLAASDRLAGLTFVLSGVFENYSREQLQTLITSNGGKITGSISKKLSYLVAGDNMGPAKREKAVGFKVPIISENELLALLPVSE, encoded by the coding sequence ATGAACCCGCAAGCCCGCATTCAGGCCCTCGCCCAGCGCCTGCACCACCTCAACCAGCAGTATTACCAGCACGACATTTCGGAGGTGTCGGACCAGGAGTTTGACCAGCTGCTGACCGAGCTGAATCAGCTGGAGCAGGCCCACCCCGACCTGGCCCAGCCCAACTCGCCCACCCAGCGCGTGGGCGGCACCGTCACCAAGCAGTTTGCGCAGGCCACGCATCGCTACCCCATGCTGAGCCTGGGCAATACGTATTCGGAAGACGACCTGCGCGAGTTTGATGAACGCGTGCAAAAGGGCCTCGAAGGCGCGCCTTATTCGTATGTGTGCGAGCAAAAGTTCGACGGCGTGGCCATGAGCCTGGCTTATGAGGGCGGCAACCTGCACCAGGGCGTGACGCGCGGCGACGGCACCCGCGGCGACGTGGTGACGGCCAACGTGCGCACCATTCGCACCCTACCCCTGCATTTGGCCGGCAACTTCCCGGCCGAGGCGGAAGTGCGTGGCGAGGTGTTCATGCCGAATCAGGTTTTCAACGACCTCAACCAGGAGCGCGAGCAAAACGGCGAAGCCCTGCTGGCCAACCCGCGCAACGCCGCCAGCGGCGCGCTCAAGCTCCAGGATTCCAGCCAGGTAGCGGCGCGGCGGCTGCGGTTTTATGCGTATTCGGTGCTCACGCCGGGCCGGCATTTCGCCAGCCACAGCGAAAGCTTGGAAGCCGCCACGGCCTGGGGCCTGCCGGTGTCGCCCACCTGGCGGCGCTGCGCCAATTTGCAGGAAGTGCTCGACTACATCCACGAGTGGGAGCAGAAGCGCTTTACGCTGCCCGTGAACACGGATGGCATTGTGATTAAGGTCGATAATCTGCGCCAACAGGACCAGCTGGGCCTCACCGCCAAAAGCCCGCGCTGGGCCATTGCCTACAAATACCCAACGGCGGCGGCCCGCACCCGGCTGCGCGAAATCATCTACAACGTGGGCCGCACCGGCGCCGTGACGCCCGTGGCCCTGCTCGACCCCGTGGCGCTGGCCGGCACCGTAGTAAAACGCGCCACTCTGCACAATGCCAATCAGATAGCGGCGCTCGACCTGCGCCTCGGCGACCTGGTGTTCGTGGAGAAAGGCGGCGAAATCATCCCCAAAATTACGGGCGTGGATTTATCGGCCCGACCAATTCATGCGGTACCTATTGAGTATCCGCTTGCTTGCCCAGCTTGTGGTACAATATTAGAACGTCCCGAGGATGAGGTTCACTTCCGCTGCCCTAATGAACGCGGTTGCCCACCTCAGCTTAAGGCACGGCTAGAACATTTTGTGAGCCGTAAAGCGCTGAATATAGATGGCTTGGGAGCTGAAACCGTAGGACGGCTATTTGATTCAGCACTGATACAGACCCCCGCTGATATCTACGACCTAGTAATGCGTAAGGGGGAATTAATAAGAGTAGAGCGGTTAGGCGAAAAATCTATTGATAATATGCTAGCCGGCATTGAACAAAGTAAACAGGTCCCTTTTTCGAGAGTGTTATTTGGCTTAGGTATACGTTATGTAGGCGAAACCGTAGCTCAAAAGCTTGCCGACTATTACCGCAATATTGATACGCTCATGGATGCTGCCAAAGCAGGGGCAATATCCACTGTACCAGAGGTAGGAGGCGTTATTGCAGTGGCTGCTATGCACTGGTTTGAGCAACCTTATAATCTAGAACAAATAGAACGTCTACGGGCTTCCGGCGTGCAACTCGCAGCCAGCGGCGAGCCGCCGCTGGCCGCCAGCGACCGCCTGGCCGGCCTCACCTTCGTGCTCTCGGGCGTGTTTGAAAATTACAGCCGCGAGCAGCTGCAAACCCTCATCACCTCCAACGGCGGCAAAATCACGGGCTCCATTTCCAAGAAGCTGAGCTACTTAGTGGCTGGCGACAACATGGGGCCGGCCAAGCGCGAGAAGGCAGTTGGCTTTAAGGTGCCGATTATCTCGGAGAATGAGCTGCTGGCGCTGCTGCCGGTGAGCGAATAG